In Daucus carota subsp. sativus chromosome 4, DH1 v3.0, whole genome shotgun sequence, one DNA window encodes the following:
- the LOC108217205 gene encoding uncharacterized protein LOC108217205, which translates to MESKGNHQFGSRGDELMTYSVNQIMLLHQLFEESHNPTDSDMLAMIRDNSILSNLNFEHIKVWFTKIRCAKELKKEALMLDVHMAIRMEQQLLMENDFLQGVVKQFYIEKEYIRNLMRHVSVQSLIAPELPRSVVKNLKMASTRNLMQLENEYLYCEYLMIVKGNAYAGKISLSTMRFRTVTRERMYQLMRIVRDLVR; encoded by the exons ATGGAATCAAAGGGGAATCACCAATTTGGAAGCCGTGGCGATGAGTTGATGACATACTCAGTCAATCAGATTATGCTACTTCATCAATTGTTTGAGGAGTCTCACAACCCAACTGACTCTGATATGCTTGCAATGATCCGTGATAATTCCATTCTCTCTAATCTTAACTTCGAGCACATCAAGGTTTGGTTCACAAAGATcag GTGTGCCAAGGAGCTAAAGAAGGAGGCTCTTATGCTCGATGTGCATATGGCTATTAGAATGGAACAACAACTTCTGATGGAGAATGACTTTCTTCAGGGTGTTGTCAAACAATTTTATATAGAGAAGGAATATATTCGCAACCTAATGCGACAT GTTTCAGTTCAATCTCTTATTGCGCCAGAACTCCCAAGATCTGTTGTGAAGAATTTGAAGATGGCCTCTACTAGAAATCTAATGCAGTTAGAAAATGAATACCTTTACTGTGAGTATCTGATGATAGTAAAGGGGAATGCGTATGCTGGGAAG ATAAGCTTGAGCACAATGAGATTTCGCACGGTGACAAGAGAAAGGATGTATCAGCTTATGAGGATTGTACGTGATTTAGTTCGCTAG